A part of Macrobrachium rosenbergii isolate ZJJX-2024 chromosome 33, ASM4041242v1, whole genome shotgun sequence genomic DNA contains:
- the LOC136855918 gene encoding LOW QUALITY PROTEIN: uncharacterized protein (The sequence of the model RefSeq protein was modified relative to this genomic sequence to represent the inferred CDS: deleted 2 bases in 1 codon) gives MKITMPGPVFSFSRAISDSIDTFHSCEDVQEAWVCNGDTQQDTHAHLNGRVPKKAPHVNGIKINKIAMEGTTSIKEELTPDQDSSLNRNVTFSEEEGQGHVHPEEGVEEGEEEEEEGEQEDDVLAESINIPVVEARLSLDISQALTRQKISSVQRGRTLSYADTDDSEEAPTRRARFFSHKDSLELGGPPQHPPPPPTTTGGGGSSQSPCLTPKMEKSSKIARNPSYHSAVRVSPVVEIPPPSSFALGSQNYTSSSEEGSPEHDYSFASAETIHKFPAKSGPPSSSSSVLAKLEKNQPLDVPVAANMPRSASFSGGGILSPSSPAIDSFRQVYGRRGSISQPSTPVTKRALLPKPLPKEVTHNNNIKITRGSAITRSFRRLFSTPLKSSSSPAASSTEDYWLDTPEPESPTPSESRSTSRLRKLSTTLTRKLSTRTKMSNSYTFPTNGHGQGINGEPMPESSTLVDYEELMKLFSCSGCQAIMAPPLYQCRKGHLVCNTCRFSLKQVCPVCKQRFAETTNLMMEQVCHLVKFPCKWSNRGCPEFHLPKARTDHEHFCIFRPLHCHHASRGCPKILLLRDMEEHLMECEYRDFKEK, from the exons ATGAAAATCACTATGCCCGGTCCAGTCTTCTCTTTCTCGAGAGCCATCAGTGATTCGATCGACACTTTCCACTCTTGCGAGGACGTGCAAGAGGCGTGGGTATGCAACGGTGATACCCAGCAAGATACCCACGCCCACCTCAACGGCAGAGTCCCCAAGAAGGCCCCACACGTCAACGGAATCAAGATAAACAAGATAGCAATGGAGGGTACCACTAGCATCAAGGAGGAACTGACGCCTGATCAAGATAGTAGTCTCAACAGAAATGTGACCTTCTCAGAGGAGGAAGGTCAGGGGCATGTACACCCTGAGGAAGgagtagaggagggggaggaggaggaggaggag ggagaacaAGAGGACGACGTCCTAGCAGAATCCATCAACATCCCAGTAGTCGAGGCCCGTCTGAGTCTAGACATCAGCCAGGCACTGACCCGTCAGAAGATCAGCTCTGTTCAGAGGGGGCGAACTCTGTCCTACGCCGACACAGACGACTCAGAGGAGGCTCCTACGAGGCGCGCACGTTTCTTCAGCCACAAGGACAGCCTGGAGCTAGGAGGTCCACCTCAgcacccccctcctcctcctactactacagGAGGCGGCGGCTCTTCCCAGTCGCCATGTCTCACGCCCAAGATGGAGAAGAGCAGCAAGATCGCGAGAAATCCTTCCTACCACTCGGCAGTGAGAGTGTCTCCCGTCGTCGAGATCCCCCCACCTTCCTCCTTCGCCCTCGGCAGCCAGAACTACACCAGCAGTAGCGAGGAAGGGAGTCCCGAACACGATTACTCATTCGCCAGCGCCGAAACCATCCACAAATTTCCCGCCAAAAGCggccccccctcctcctcctcctccgtgctGGCAAAATTGGAGAAAAACCAACCTTTGGACGTGCCCGTGGCTGCCAACATGCCCAGGAGCGCCTCCTTCAGTGGTGGGGGTATCTTGTCGCCCTCCTCGCCAGCCATCGACAGTTTCAGGCAAGTCTACGGTCGGCGCGGGAGTATATCGCAGCCCTCCACGCCCGTGACGAAGAGAGCCCTGCTCCCGAAGCCCCTGCCGAAGGAGGTCAcccacaacaacaacatcaagATCACCCGAGGCTCCGCCATCACCCGGAGTTTCAGGAGACTCTTCAGCACGCCCCTGAAGTCGTCCTCCTCGCCGGCGGCGTCTTCCACGGAAGACTACTGGTTGGACACGCCCGAGCCGGAGTCGCCCACGCCCTCCGAGTCCCGCTCGACCTCCCGCCTGCGGAAACTCAGCACAACCCTCACGAGGAAGTTGTCCACGCGGACGAAGATGAGCAACAGCTACACCTTCCCGACCAACGGCCACGGGCAGGGCATCAACGGGGAGCCCATGCCCGAAAGCAGTACCCTGGTGGATTACGAGGAGCTGATGAAGCTCTTCTCCTGCTCCGGGTGCCAGGCGATCATGGCGCCGCCCTTGTACCAGTGCCGGAAGGGGCACCTGGTCTGCAACACCTGTCGGTTCTCCTTGAAACAGGTGTGCCCCGTTTGCAAGCAGCGGTTCGCTGAAACCACCAATTTGATGATGGAACAG GTTTGTCATCTCGTGAAATTCCCCTGCAAATGGTCCAACAGAGGTTGCCCAGAGTTCCACCTGCCGAAGGCCCGCACAGACCACGAACACTTCTGCATCTTCAGGCCCCTGCACTGCCACCACGCCTCCAGAGGATGCCCCAAGATCCTACTCCTCAGGGATATGGAAGAGCACTTGATGGAATGCGAGTACAGAGACTTCAAGGAGAAATGA